From Orcinus orca chromosome 3, mOrcOrc1.1, whole genome shotgun sequence, a single genomic window includes:
- the IL17B gene encoding interleukin-17B produces the protein MDWPHNLLFLLTISIFLGLGQPRNPKGKRKGQGQPGTLAPGPHQVPLDLVSQAKPYARMEEYERNLGEMVAQLRNSSEPARRKCEVNLQLWLSNKRSLSPWGYSINHDPSRIPADLPEARCLCLGCVNPFTMQEDRSMVSVPVFSQVPVRRRLCPLPPRTGPCRQRAVMETIAVGCTCIF, from the exons ATGGACTGGCCACACAACCTG CTATTCCTTCTCACCATCTCCATCTTCCTGGGGCTGGGCCAGCCCAGGAACCCCAAAGGCAAGAGGAAGGGGCAAGGGCAGCCTGGGACCCTGGCCCCTGGGCCTCACCAGGTGCCGCTGGACCTCGTGTCCCAGGCAAAGCCATATGCCCGCATGGAGGAATATGAGAGGAACCTGGGGGAGATGGTGGCCCAGCTGAGGAACAGCTCCGAGCCGGCCAGGAGGAAGTGTGAGGTCAACCTGCAGCTGTGGCTGTCCAACAAGAGGAGCCTGTCGCCCTGGGGCTACAG CATCAACCATGACCCTAGCCGCATTCCTGCAGACCTGCCGGAGGCGCGGTGCCTATGTCTGGGCTGCGTGAACCCCTTCACCATGCAGGAGGACCGCAGCATGGTGAGCGTGCCCGTGTTCAGCCAGGTGCCTGTGCGCCGTCGCCTCTGCCCGCTGCCGCCACGCACCGGTCCCTGCCGCCAGCGCGCAGTCATGGAGACCATCGCCGTGGGCTGCACCTGCATCTTCTGA